In Acetomicrobium sp. S15 = DSM 107314, a single genomic region encodes these proteins:
- a CDS encoding ABC transporter ATP-binding protein yields MEPIVKVNNLKVHFLGKRGLFRSLVSSEVKRVKAVDGVSFNIAPGEALGLAGESGCGKTTTAKTLVRLYKPTAGEIEFERQNVAPLEGRELREFRSKAQMVFQDPYESLNPRFKVKQILIEPLEIHGLYSSYTERMNRVMDTLNMVGLKPPGEFLDRFPHEMSGGQRQRVAIARALVLHPKLLVADEPVSMLDVSIRAGILNLLSELIRDLKMAGLYISHDLSLIRYVCQKTAIMYLGRIVEIGPTEEIIREPRHPYSQALLAAVPVVDLDVHSRIEVEGEAPNPIDVPSGCRFHPRCKKALEICRNEAPPMVRIGNRSVECHLYV; encoded by the coding sequence AGAGGCCTCTTTCGATCGTTAGTGAGCAGCGAGGTCAAGCGCGTAAAGGCGGTAGACGGGGTTTCTTTCAATATCGCCCCCGGAGAAGCTTTAGGCTTAGCCGGCGAGAGCGGTTGCGGCAAAACCACCACAGCGAAGACGCTGGTCCGCCTATACAAACCGACAGCCGGGGAAATAGAATTCGAGAGGCAAAATGTAGCCCCCCTCGAAGGAAGAGAGCTCAGGGAGTTCCGGAGCAAGGCTCAAATGGTTTTTCAAGACCCCTACGAATCCCTAAACCCGCGGTTTAAAGTGAAGCAGATACTGATAGAACCCCTCGAGATTCACGGACTTTATAGCTCCTACACGGAGAGAATGAACAGGGTTATGGATACTCTCAATATGGTGGGCTTGAAACCGCCAGGTGAATTCTTAGACCGCTTCCCTCATGAGATGAGCGGCGGTCAGCGCCAGCGCGTAGCCATCGCCAGGGCCTTGGTACTGCACCCAAAACTTTTGGTCGCTGACGAGCCTGTATCCATGTTGGACGTCTCCATCAGGGCTGGCATCTTAAACCTACTGAGCGAGCTGATCCGCGACCTCAAAATGGCCGGGCTCTATATATCCCATGATCTCTCGCTCATCAGATATGTATGCCAAAAGACGGCCATCATGTACCTCGGGCGCATCGTCGAAATAGGGCCTACCGAAGAGATCATCCGAGAACCAAGGCACCCCTATTCGCAGGCGCTCCTGGCAGCCGTCCCCGTCGTAGATTTGGATGTGCACAGCAGGATTGAGGTCGAAGGAGAAGCCCCCAACCCAATCGATGTGCCTTCGGGTTGCCGTTTCCATCCGAGATGCAAAAAAGCCTTAGAGATATGCCGCAATGAGGCGCCGCCGATGGTGAGGATTGGCAACCGTTCGGTGGAGTGCCATCTCTACGTATAA